Part of the Epinephelus fuscoguttatus linkage group LG24, E.fuscoguttatus.final_Chr_v1 genome, aggagtCTGTTAAAACGTCTAGGGAAATGAATCTGCGCCCTGATGACAGTCGAGCTGAGCGCCGTCAGAGCTGAACAGGTTTAACCGACTTACTGATGGCAAGGGTGAGGTCACGGCGCTGAACGAAGCCGATGAGCCTCTCCGACTCTCTGGACACGACCACGGGGAACCCGTTATAGTCTGTGTCTTTGATCAGCGTCTCCACGTCCTCCACCGTGGTGGTGTCCTGCGTGAGGACGGCCAGAGGGGGGTCGTTCCTGCGGGGCCGCATCACGTCCGTGGCGAGGGTGCGGTGGGTGAACTCGTCCCTGACGTCCAGGTACGGGTACCCGTTGAGCTGGATGTGCGACTCGTAGATGCCCTCCTTCCCGAAGGCGTCCGCCACCCACTTGCTGGTGACGGCGGCGGCCATCAGGGGGACGATGTACTCCAACCCGCCCGTGAGCTCAAACATGATGACCACCAGGGACACGGTCATCCTGGTCACGCCGCCTGAACAGACACAATCACTTATTGTCAACAAGTTAGTGGAAATCAGCACGCCAACATTTTTGACATCATCATCTGTGAACAGTTTAAACTCACCCAGACAGGCGGCGGCGCCCACCATGGCGTACAGTCCAGGTGTGACACAGTCAGCGCCGGGCCGGCACCAGTTCTTGAAGATGATCCAGTCGTGGTGGTGGTACGCCATCTGCTCCACGGCGATCCCCACGATGCGTCCTGCGATGGCTCCCACCGCCATGCTGGGGATGAAGAGACCTGACGGGATCTGGAGAGGAAACGGAGACGAGAGGAACGTCAGATTTTAACCACACATGTGACATCATTGTTCTGTTGACGCAGAGACGTGTTCCTCGTCCTGACCTTCATGCCGAAGGTGAAGATGGTGATGACGATCTTGAAGACGAGAGCGAGGGCGAGCTGCCACAGGGCGTTGTAGACCCCGGGCCCCGCCGGTCGGTCTGGGATGTCGTCCACCGGCCGACTCATGTTGGGGTTGTTGATGTAATCGCAGAGCTGCGACGACTCCAGCGCGCCGCAGTCGTTGAAGAGCTCCGAGATGAGCTCGCTGGTGCTGCGGCGGGTATACGGGTTAGGGTACGCCAGCACGGCGGTGATTCCCGTCACGGCGATGACCTCCAGCACCGGGTACTTCCCCAGCTGGGTGGTCTTCCTGCGCCGGCACCAGGCGATGTTGGCCCGGATGAAGAGCGTCCCCCAGAGGCCGCCGAACACGCCCAGCAGGATGAACGGCACCAGCTCGGCCATGTACCACGGCGTGTGGTACTCCACGTAGAACAGCACCAGGCGGCTGTTGCCAAACGGGTTGATGGAGCGCAGCGTGAAGGCCGCGACCAGGGCGGCGAAGAAGGAGCGCCACAGAGTCTTCAGAGGGAAGTAGTAACTGACCTGCAGAGAGACAGGTCGTCAGAGCACAATACGAAACGGGCTCAAATGACAATGACATCATTCATCACGATCATCTCTGTGGCGATGTATCGTCCAACACCAGCAGGTACTGTGACAGACGAGATCACAGGTcgtgcgtacacacacacacacacacacacacacacacagcaggtgatTTCTAACAAACCTCTTCCAGGCTGAACAGAACTCCTCCGATAGGCGCTCCAAAGGCCACCGACACAccggctgctgctgcagctgataaCACctgaaaggtcagaggtcagtgtcAGAAGTGTTTCCTGACCATCTGCTAGTGAAACCACTCAACACGCATTTCAGACATCCTCGACGACACACATGGTTATGAAGGCTGGGCGATATatcagaaaaataataagaagaagaaatttaaaaataaatgtaaatatacaaaaaataaataaatgactctaattaataaatcaatatgaCGTTAAATGTACCAAACATAATTTTAAACATAAATGCAACCATTGATTAATTTATAAAATGGAAcataaattgatatttttgttttcgtctattttttaatttatttacctTTGATAATACATAAATTTAAGAAAGAAATTAGGGGACAAATgctaacaaataaaaaatatatatatttttaaaaatgcaataataattaataattattaaatttaaaagaaTTAATACAATTAatacaaataatttaaaataaattcaaagtaatagtaaaaataatactactattaaaattataatataatatagatatattgtgaaaataatacacaaattaataaatgaaaaaaataaacacgtaaatacatcaatttaaaaataaatgtaaatatatataaaaaataaataaatgactctaattaataaatcaatgttccattaaataatttaaaataaattagaagTAATagcaaaaatatacaaattttaaaaactgttaaaataaataattaatcaaGTTAAATCTATCAATAATACTactattaaaattataatataatacagATATATCGGGAAAATAAtacacaataaatgaaaaaaataaacacttaaatacatcaattcaaaaataaatgtaaatatatataaaaaataaataaatgactaattaataaatcaatgtgccattaaataatttaaaataaattagaagtaattgcaattttttttaaatgattaaaataaataatcaaatcaaGTTAAATCTatctataataataaataatatagaTATATCAGGGAAAATAATAcacaaattaataaatgaaaaataaataaacacataaatacatcaatttaaaaataaatgtatgtgtgtatatatatatacatatatatacacacataaactAATGAATGACTCCAATTAATAAATCAACATGCCATTAAATGAAccaaacataatttaaaaaaaaatgcagccattgattaattttgaaaatgtatttctgtttgagtctactttttaatttatttacctgTGGTAAGAAATAAATCTCAGGAAAAAAATTAGAGGGAAAAtgccaataaaaaaaagaaagaaatgcaataatacttaattaaaatcaattaattactaaattcaaaagaattacattaaatcaaaacagacaaaaaaattaataaattagaAATAATTGCAAAAATATACAAGTTTTGaatatgattaaaataaataaaaatgtaataataaaaataaaaattaaatacacaaataaataaaaaaaatgggaaaattaAACAAGAACATAAGAGAACAATTAAAgtacatttaattatttaaatgagGAATTATAAAAAAGgtaaataatgtaaatcaaAAGAACAAATTGGCGAAATAACGACGACGTACGATGTATCGATActttttcaagcaagatacaaATTTAGACACCGATGTTTATGAACCCATGTCCTTCAGTGGAGACAAAGCTTTGATTGGCTTTAATAGGAAACAATAAAtcgtaaagcctccacacactgtgagaTTCATCCTGGCGTCACGTACCTCTCTGCGTTTGCCCTCGTTCTTGCTGTACTTGGAGAAGAGGCTGCAGAAGAGGTTTCCGCAGCAACACGCCACGTGGACCAGAGGACCCTCCTTCCCCAGGCTGAGACCCGACGACACCGCCAGCACCAGGGTGACCGTCTTGATCAGCAGCGTCCATTTCCCCAGGTAGCCCCGGATGATGAAGCCGCTCAGGATCGTCTTGAtctgcacacaaacatatattattattatttgagcGGCGGCGAGACATGTCACTGCGGCGACTGTGTTTGACCTCTCACCTCTGGGATCCCTGAGCCGCAGGCGTACGGAGCAAAGACTCGAACCAGTGACACGGCCAGGAAGGAAAAGAGCAGCGCCCACAGGATGTACAGGAAGTAGTTCAACACGTACGCCCCCGCCCcctgagagggagggagggagggagagagggaggagagaagaaagaaggagagggagggatggatggagggagcaattaatgatagagaaaggaaggatggaaggaggaagggaggaaagaagtggcaaaggagagaggagagagggaggaaggaataaggtgggagggagggagggatgagggaaaagggaggagagaggaaagaagaaggACGGAGGGATGATTGATAGAGAAAGGAAGGATGgaagaaggaagggaggaaaggagggacAAAACTGAGAGGaggaaggacagagggaggaaggaCAGAGGATACTAATTAAGTCAACTcaaaatgatgatgtcactgatgaggTCTGACCTCGGCGTGGCCTGTCATAAGCTCCGCCCACTTCTGCCACTGAGGACACTTGTCTCGGTCGTCGAAGGTGGTCTCGTTGGACGTCCAGCAGCACTGCTCGTGGCTGTACCAGAACGCCGACAGACACACGCCCTCCTTCAGGTCTGTCATCCAGTCCACCGCCAGGTCGATCACGCCGGCCAGCGTTCCTGCAGGACGCACCACACGTCACGATTATCAGACGAAAAGGGGACATTATGAGACAACAACTAATTTTGTGTTGTTACATTTTTACGAGATATAGTCATGTTATAATGAGATATTTATATGAGATGTATCCATGTtataatgaaacatttttacGAGATATATTCATGTTACAAAGAGATAATGAGATATTTTTACGGGATATATCCATGTTATAATGCAGTATCTTTACGAGATATATTCATGTtataatgatattttttttttttttaatttatttatttatttattttttacgaGATATGTTCACGTTATAATGAGATATTTCACGAGATATATTCATGCTATAATGAGATTTTTATACGAGATGTATCCATGTTATGATGAGATATTTTTACGCGATATATTCGTGTTATAATGGGATATTTTTACGAGATACATTTATGTTATGagatatttttatgacatacattCATGCTATAATGAGATATGTATACGAGATGTATCCATGTtataatgaaacatttttacaaGAGATAtttttttagagagagagagagagagagagagagattcgtgttataatgaaatatttttacaaGATATATTTGTGTTATAATGagatatttttatgacatacattCATGttatgatatttattttttacatttttgcgaGATGTATTCATGTTATAacgattttatttttttatttatgtatttttatacatttttacgAGATATATTCATGGTATAATgacatatttttacatttgtgaGATATATTCACGTTATGACaagatattttacattttttttttactagacAAATTCATGTTATgagatatttaacattttacGAGATACATTCATGCTTTAACgagacatttttacattttttgcaaGACATATTCATGTTATGAcgaaatatttttacatttgtgagatatattcattttatgacaagatattttacatttttttacgAGATGCATTCATGTTACAATGAGATATTTTtacgtaattttttttttttacgagaTATAGTCATGTTATgagatatttttaaattttttacgATATATTCACGCTTTAAcaagacatttttttgcatgattcatattattacaaaatatttttacattcgTACGAAATATATTCATGTTATGACaagatattttacatttttacgagATATATTCACGCTTTAACCAgaaatttgtacattttcacGCCGGCCAGCGTTCCTGCAGGACGCACCACACGTCACAATTATCAGACGAAAAGGGGACATTATGAGACAACAACTAATTTTGTGTTGAATAATGAAAAACTGAGCGTGATGAGATCAGACGTGGATCAGTTTGGTCCTGACTGACCTGAGAGCAGCCCGATGAGCAGCATCACCACCCATCCTGACCAGGCGTCCAGCAGACTCTTGATCAGCTCCCAGATGGACTCTTTACTCTTACTGGTGATCTGTTGGACAGACGACGAGCAGATAATTAAAAACTTAATGAACCACTCTTCAAACATCAGCACTCATATCAAACCGGGTCAAACCTTGCGGTGGCGGTCCGTATCTCTGGACTTCTCCCTCAGCCAGTCGATGGTGTGGAAGTCTTCGTACGTGCCCACGTCAGGAAAAGGCTCGTCCAGGAAATCCATCAAGTTTCCAGCGCCGTTCATCTCCTCCGTGGGCGTGGCGCTGCTGACACCTGGCAGACAGGAGCACATGGTCACACTGCTGAACACCTGCCCGGTCCCACCCCTGACTTTCAGAGGCTGTAGGTGGCTGAGGTTTAAAGCTACAGAGATGATACTGGGATCACATGAAACTAGAGGACCTCAGGAATCCATCCGCCCCAGCCATGTTGTGCTGGCTTCCTGGAGAGggcctcaagatatctgaatgaaatgaGTGTGAAACTTTACAGACACAACCTGGAGACCTTCAGCATTCAGAGGATGGATGGTTTTCATACCTATACTGACAATAAGGGGGTTTCTCTgcagtttccagaacagaaTCCACCAAATATCAAAAGTTTTTGATCCTAAATGACAGCAGGGATTTTCCTGCGGTGTTCCTCACGGCCTTGGTGTCTTAATGTGGAAATCTGGACCATTTTTTAATCATATACTCCCATTGTAATGTCCTCAGCCCCTGTACACTctttcacacactgacaccaaaacataGTGTTTATTACAGATGCATGACGGGAAACAATGACCCACAGCACTGAGCTGCATCTTAAATCAACCTCTAACTACCTCTATGTGACACACACTGTGAACCTGCTGTGTGTCCAGAAAGACCCCGTGTCCCCTCCCCACAGACACtagtgtgtctccagtctgcgGCTCTCAGAGGGTTAAACTCTCCGCTGCTCGCGCGCGTCTGCTTTGTTTCTCGTGTCTTCGTGGTGACTGAGGTTTAGCTAACATCGTTATAGCTGTGGGTGGATCCACAGAGGAGCGCTGTCACGGTAAAGACCACAGACACGCGTTTATTTACGTTAGCAGCTGTTAGCTGTAGCGTTAGCATCCTGTGGCTAAGCTAGCTGGATAAAGTCGTCTGTTACCTTCACCGGCCTCCATCTTGAAGTCCGTCCTGACGGCTGCGGCCGGAAATGTCTCTGTTTGAATCGAAAACTTATTTAACGTCGACGCTGTTTTGCATTTTAGCGTTCTGATAACGAGAAATGACGCGTTAACTGTCAAGAAATAAACAGCAGAGAGCGTCAGAGAGGATCCCCCACAATGCACCGCGCATGCATGGCGGCTGGCAAACCGGCTTTCAGGCGCGTTACCGCCACCTAGCGGGCTGGATGTAGAGCAGCAAGCACaacaattaattaaattaaattaaattaaattaaaaataaaataaaaatagaaaaataatttcTCTCTATTATTCCTGATCctataaaataattaaacagaAGCTTATGAACACTCCTTGATGTCTTACAACCACCAAAAAGACAGTGGTgttacatgtggtggccacatgtttgttgtcattttatatCTCCTCTATACACAAGTTATTTTGTGTCCCTCTTCCTGTCTTTCCTCTTTCCTGCATTTATTCGCCCCTGCAGAGACATAAAACGCATTATTTACCTTCTGGTCTTTTCTTCTGCACctaaacatgcaaacatgcagtGTTTCAATCAGTCAGTataatttataaagcccaatatcacagctgagggaagaaagaaagaaagaaagaaagaaagaaaggcacCACACAGCCCACTCAGCGGCGCCGCACGTGGCCGCCAGGTGGCGCGATGACATCACTGATTGCAGACGAGATGACGAAGTGATGAAGTGATGAAGGTGGAGAACAGACGGAGGTGTCAGGGAGCTGCAGGGTGCTGCTGGACCGTCAGAGACACGAGATAAATTAAGTTATTATGATTAACATATCAATTAAGACAGAGCGCGAGACACCTGCTGGAGACACGTCACCGTGTGTTGTCCTGTTGGAGGAGCGCCTTCAGGTCAGTCAGAGGAGCTGAGGAGTTCTAATTATGTGCTGCATGTTCTGTGACAGCTACATGACGTTGTTTGTATTTTACAGCCTAATAACGTTAATTGAACTTAATTTGAAAGTGTTTCAGGTGAATTTAAATGAGTTGTAATTCTTCAGGCTGGATACAACAATAATTACATactaaaaaaatgaattattaaaaGTCAAATTAAAAGAAGATCTGCCTCTGTAGCTGCAGCTAaagattgttttcattattcattatcTTTCAATGATTTTCTTGCTTaatatcttttttcttttttttgatctattaaaaatggtaaaatattaaaagttaaaatattcagatattcagatattcagatccaaccaacagtccaaaatctgaagatattttgtgaaaatatttttatgagatcttgtaaaaatgtaaaaaaaaaaataaataaaaaaaatcatatattcTCATCATAGCGTGAAtatattttgtaaaaatgtcTCGTTTAAGCATGAATATATCTcgccaaaaatgtaaaaatatctcATTATAACATGAATATATTtcgttaaaaaataaataaataaataaataaataaataaataataatgttaaaaaaaaaaaaatctcataacATGGATATAGTCACGCTATAGAGacattctgacattttttaacgAGATATATTCATGTTATAATgagatattttttcatttttggcgaGATATATTCACGCTTTATTgagacatttttacatttgtacaaGATATATTCATGATTTGACAagaccttttttatttttaaatcttgtaaaaatgtaaaaatgtcttGTTAAAGTGTGAATATATCTCGTTAAACTGTAAAGAATCTCATTACAACATGAATATATCTCGTTGAACTGTAAAGAAATCTCATTACAACATGAATATATCttgtacaaatgtaaaaatgtctcATTACACCATGAATATATTCACACTTTAACGAGATATTCTGACATTTCTACAAGATATATTCATGTTATAATgagataattttacattttggcTTTTACgagacattttttaatttttatgagatcttgtaaaaatgtaaaaacaatctCATTATAGCATGAAtatattttgtaaaaatgtaaaaatgtctcatttaaGCATGAATATATTCACGCTTTAAAGAGACACTTTTCCATTTTTACGAGATATTTTCATGTGATAACAGgatgttttcactttaaagCAAGAATTTttgtacaacaaaataaactacattataattattgttatattattgACTGTTTCATAGTGAGCTGATGTTGATGGAGCCCACTGACCAGGAGGCAACATGGACGCCATGGACTGCAGACAGCACCTGAGAGTGTCAGCAGGAAGGATGAGGTGGTGGAGGGAGGTGGACATGTGGAGAGGCAgcgagcagcagaggagagagggagaggaggaggaggagctggtggAGGTGCTGCTCCGAGGCAAAGCACCCTGGGGCTTCACCCTGAGGGGAGGCAGCGAGCACAGAGAGCCTCTGCTCATCACCAAGGTGAGACGTGGTTTCATGCCAGCAGCATTTTCTGTCCCATCAAGAGAAGCTTCAGAGCCTCACGTTACAGGAGCTGGAGCAGAGAACATCTGGTAACATCGTGTTGGAAAAATAGTGAAATGAACCAGTTGGAAACGTAAGTATTAAATGCATGATTGGACGGCCCGGAGAAACAAATCATCCCTGCAGCTCTGCTTTTAAGCTGGACATCACCAGTGTGCGAGGTTTTACACTTGAGGGTGAAAGTTTGGACTCTAATATCATCGCTCCAGTTGGGTCAGTCAGCTGCAGCGgcaaggttaaaggtcaagacTCTCACATGGAGCAGTGCACCTCCACCTACCTCAGGTTACAGGCTTTAAATATTCATCAGAGCTCTCAGGTTGCAGCCACCACCTGAGGATGAAATAGCACCCACCTGAAAGGATGGCTGATAGAAACTGTTGCTGTTCCTCCTTTATGGAAACATTTTATCACTCAGTGGTTTGCTTTGTTTGATCTGCTTTTTCTCTTCCCTGTCTGTGTTCGTGCACCAAAACACCAGGACAAATACTCACCTGACGCCTGTGAGAGCCCACGAGGCAGTAAACTTGAATCTGACGATAGTGCCATGTACCTGTGTACTTTAACAGCATACTGTAGTGTAAAGGTTCTTTTCTTCACTGCACATGTATTTacaaatttacaagaaaaaaaattcagtgtctgacattAGAGCcataaatttacactaaaatataATCATCATTTCTGTgatgaaatttaaaaattaacaagaattttttgtttttttacaaggACTTGATCCAACATTGCAAAGTAAAGCGATTTGGTtcatggcacacacacaaaaagtttcagtttttttcttaCAAAGTTATGACTTTATAATCTCAGAGAATATTATttcgtttcatttcatttcatttcattttatttccattttattttattttgttttatttcattttgttttattgtatttaatttcattttattctactttatttcattttattttatttttaatatttcatgtcattttgattatttcattatttttttattttattgcattttatttcatatcattttatttaatttcatttcattttattttttaaatatttgatgtCATTctgattatttcattttatttatttcatgtcattgcattttattttattttattttaaactttatttcattttattttattgtatttcattttgttttatttatttctttattttattcatctaTTTACCATAAACCACTGTTGTACTTAAAGGCTGCTGCAAGAAAATAATTTGTCACTACTTTATAGCAGGCTTTAGAAAAACAGTAGAAGATTTGCTGTGACTCTGAAcgtccacacatacacaaataaacCTCCAGCAAACAGCAGtcatcaaaaacaaatgaagccCTGGCGTAGAGGCAGGAGACGCCATCTAGTGGCCATTAGATCTCCTGCAGCTGGAggcactttgtgtgtgtggtgacttggttgtgatgtgtgtgtgtgtgtgtgtgtgttcaggtggagGAGGGCAGCGTGGCGGCGGCAGTGTGTCTCCAGGCTGGTGATGAAATGGTGAGCGTGAACGCCGTCCCCCTCAGCGGCTCCCGTCAGGAGGCCATCTGCCTGGTGAAGAGCTCCCACAAGACCCTGACCCTGGTGGTCCGAAGGTACAGAACACTTTACCTTTTGTCATTTAGCAACAGAGAGCAGCTCATCTTTGAGGCGGGGCCAGGCTGACGGCCTCACAGGGG contains:
- the LOC125884820 gene encoding H(+)/Cl(-) exchange transporter 4 — protein: MEAGEGVSSATPTEEMNGAGNLMDFLDEPFPDVGTYEDFHTIDWLREKSRDTDRHRKITSKSKESIWELIKSLLDAWSGWVVMLLIGLLSGTLAGVIDLAVDWMTDLKEGVCLSAFWYSHEQCCWTSNETTFDDRDKCPQWQKWAELMTGHAEGAGAYVLNYFLYILWALLFSFLAVSLVRVFAPYACGSGIPEIKTILSGFIIRGYLGKWTLLIKTVTLVLAVSSGLSLGKEGPLVHVACCCGNLFCSLFSKYSKNEGKRREVLSAAAAAGVSVAFGAPIGGVLFSLEEVSYYFPLKTLWRSFFAALVAAFTLRSINPFGNSRLVLFYVEYHTPWYMAELVPFILLGVFGGLWGTLFIRANIAWCRRRKTTQLGKYPVLEVIAVTGITAVLAYPNPYTRRSTSELISELFNDCGALESSQLCDYINNPNMSRPVDDIPDRPAGPGVYNALWQLALALVFKIVITIFTFGMKIPSGLFIPSMAVGAIAGRIVGIAVEQMAYHHHDWIIFKNWCRPGADCVTPGLYAMVGAAACLGGVTRMTVSLVVIMFELTGGLEYIVPLMAAAVTSKWVADAFGKEGIYESHIQLNGYPYLDVRDEFTHRTLATDVMRPRRNDPPLAVLTQDTTTVEDVETLIKDTDYNGFPVVVSRESERLIGFVQRRDLTLAIKNARQKQDGVVSSSVVYFTEDAPQLPASNPQPLKLRRILNLSPFTVTDHTPMETVVDIFRKLGLRQCLVTRSGRLLGIITKKDVLRHMAQMMNQDPESIMFN